In the Apium graveolens cultivar Ventura unplaced genomic scaffold, ASM990537v1 ctg1197_1, whole genome shotgun sequence genome, one interval contains:
- the LOC141699721 gene encoding uncharacterized protein At4g02000-like, producing the protein MASLWRPKEGMEVNDIGGMRYSFTFFHKMDIQKVTEGGPWSFEQATLLTHQLEMGEDPSTVRMQDVEMWVQIYDIPRGFLSENILKKVGDSMGKFIRVEPNTFDGVWKPYVRIRVLINVEKPLKRRMKIRREGDNWSWINFKYERLGTFCFVCGILGHSERDCNIIYRNPDKVIEKAYGVWLRAPSRNAAKMNTGAKWLRNQKDVNNPWMQMNKPDTSETVVHGGRQEQERFMEIDGVVKVNHGDSGEVEIISRNLRMQDKGDMTMSTADQQTADENLGKFNMESDKIMME; encoded by the coding sequence ATGGCATCGCTATGGCGGCCAAAGGAGGGGATGGAAGTGAATGATATTGGTGGGATGAGATATTCATTTACATTCTTTCATAAGATGGACATCCAGAAAGTCACTGAAGGAGGCCCTTGGTCTTTCGAGCAGGCTACACTACTAACCCACCAACTCGAAATGGGAGAAGATCCAAGTACTGTGAGAATGCAGGATGTTGAAATGTGGGTGCAGATATATGACATTCCACGGGGGTTTTTATCAGAGAATATTCTTAAAAAAGTTGGGGATTCGATGGGGAAATTCATTAGGGTGGAACCAAACACATTTGATGGAGTCTGGAAACCATATGTTCGTATCAGGGTGTTAATTAATGTTGAGAAACCGTTGAAGAGAAGAATGAAGATAAGGAGGGAAGGAGATAACTGGAGTTGGATTAATTTTAAGTATGAGAGGCTGGGAACTTTCTGTTTTGTATGTGGTATTCTTGGGCATTCGGAACGTGATTGTAACATTATCTATAGAAATCCTGATAAAGTGATTGAGAAGGCGTATGGAGTTTGGCTCAGAGCACCGTCTAGAAATGCTGCAAAAATGAACACTGGAGCGAAGTGGCTACGAAACCAGAAAGATGTCAATAACCCATGGATGCAGATGAATAAACCTGATACGTCGGAGACCGTCGTACATGGCGGTAGACAGGAACAAGAGCGTTTCATGGAGATAGATGGGGTAGTTAAAGTAAATCACGGGGATTCTGGTGAAGTTGAAATCATATCGAGGAATTTAAGGATGCAAGATAAAGGGGATATGACTATGTCCACAGCTGATCAACAAACAGCAGACGAAAATCTTGGGAAATTTAATATGGAAAGTGATAAGATTATGATGGAATGA
- the LOC141699722 gene encoding uncharacterized protein LOC141699722 yields MEARYYLNQNVLNAELGNNPSYVWRGIVQGLAALKAGARRKIGNGEGTMVWDVPWLPDVENGFISTLEHDQRTNVKVSNLMVAGEKRWDAELLYDVFCSRDAELIRRIPIPMGDNADSWYWMLDDKGVFTVKSCYRWIQGECSNDYSDMWKKLWAIKLPEKVTNFLWRLCKGCLPTNVALLSRHVDIDARYETIWEIFARIFQRSTRDQSVEIAMEAQIKEKDRRNRDEVGERIWKPPAAGWLKINIDVALFLNGNIGVGDVIRDENSRFVAARGKKIAGAWKAREAEAIGLKEALSWVIDRGYKQCVIETDSYALAAACNGRPGEALFGTIVMDCIQLLKHINQVLVVFIYRSANSVVHRLAKAAYFMSDAGSGMSLHLSSLIMY; encoded by the exons ATGGAAGCAAGATACTATCTGAATCAGAATGTCTTAAATGCAGAGCTGGGAAATAACCCTAGCTATGTTTGGCGTGGTATTGTCCAGGGTCTGGCAGCGCTCAAAGCTGGTGCAAGGAGGAAGATTGGTAATGGTGAGGGAACGATGGTGTGGGATGTGCCATGGCTTCCAGATGTGGAAAATGGTTTTATTAGTACTTTGGAACATGATCAGAGAACAAATGTTAAGGTTAGTAATTTGATGGTTGCTGGTGAAAAGAGATGGGACGCTGAGTTATTGTATGATGTTTTTTGCTCGAGAGATGCAGAACTCATAAGACGAATTCCGATACCAATGGGGGACAATGCGGACTCGTGGTACTGGATGCTTGATGACAAAGGAGTTTTCACAGTAAAAAGCTGTTATAGATGGATCCAAGGAGAGTGTTCTAATGACTATTCTGATATGTGGAAAAAGCTATGGGCTATAAAGCTCCCTGAGAAGGTGACAAACTTCTTATGGCGTCTATGTAAAGGATGCTTACCAACTAATGTAGCTTTGTTGTCAAGACATGTTGATATAGATGCTCGGT ATGAAACAATTTGGGAAATTTTTGCAAGAATATTTCAACGAAGTACAAGGGACCAAAGTGTTGAAATTGCCATG GAAGCTCAGATCAAAGAAAAGGACAGACGGAATCGAGACGAAGTAGGAGAAAGAATCTGGAAGCCTCCTGCTGCAGGGTGGTTGAAAATTAATATAGATGTTGCGTTGTTCCTTAATGGCAACATAGGTGTTGGTGATGTTATTAGAGATGAAAACTCGAGATTTGTAGCAGCGAGAGGAAAGAAAATTGCAGGGGCTTGGAAGGCCAGAGAGGCAGAGGCGATTGGTCTTAAGGAAGCATTATCATGGGTCATTGACAGGGGATATAAGCAATGTGTAATCGAAACAGATTCATATGCTTTAGCTGCTGCGTGTAATGGTAGGCCGGGAGAAGCTTTATTTGGCACCATTGTCATGGATTGTATTCAGTTACTTAAGCACATTAATCAAGTGCTAGTTGTTTTCATTTATCGATCTGCGAATAGTGTAGTTCATAGGCTCGCCAAGGCTGCCTATTTTATGTCAGATGCAGGGAGTGGTATGTCACTCCACCTCAGTTCCTTAATCATGTATTGA
- the LOC141699723 gene encoding hydroxymethylglutaryl-CoA synthase-like — protein MAKNVGILAMEIYFPPTCIQQEVLEAHDGASKGKYTIGLGQDCMGFCTEVEDVISMSLTVVTSLLEKYDIDPTQVGRMEVGSETVIDKSKSIKTFLMQAFEKCGNTDIEGVDSTNACYGGTAALLNCVNWVESSSWDGRYGLVVCTDSAVYAEGPARPTGGAAAIAMLIGPDAPIAFESKFRGSHMSHAYDFYKPNLASEYPVVDGKLSQTCYLMALDSCYKRYCHKYEKLEGKQFSMDDADYFVFHSPYNKLVQKSFARLMFNDFLRNASSVDESTKEKLAPFAALTGDESYASRDLEKAAQQVAKSHYDVKVQPTTLIPKQVGNMYTASLYAALASLIHNKHSTLNDKRVIMFSYGSGLSSTMFSFRLREGQHPFSLSNIANVMNVDEKLKSRNELPPEKFVEIMQLMEHRYGAKDFVTSKDCSLLSPGTYYLTEVDSMYRRFYAKKKSDRTMSTENGKLANGH, from the exons ATGGCCAAAAATGTCGGAATTCTCGCCATGGAAATCTACTTCCCTCCTACATGTATTCAGCAG GAGGTTTTAGAGGCTCATGATGGAGCAAGTAAAGGGAAATATACCATTGGACTTGGTCAAGATTGCATGGGATTTTGTACTGAGGTGGAAGATGTGATCTCAATGAG TTTGACAGTTGTCACTTCACTCCTTGAAAAATACGACATTGATCCTACACAAGTTGGACGGATGGAAGTGGGCAGTGAAACTGTGATAGACAAGAGCAAGTCCATCAAGACGTTTCTCATGCAAGCTTTTGAG AAATGTGGAAATACAGACATTGAAGGTGTTGACTCTACCAATGCTTGCTATGGAGGAACTGCAGCATTGTTAAACTGTGTCAATTGGGTGGAGAGTAGTTCCTGGGATGGTCGTTATGGACTTGTCGTCTGCACAGATAGCGCG GTTTACGCTGAGGGACCTGCTAGGCCCACTGGAGGTGCAGCTGCAATTGCTATGCTAATAGGACCTGATGCCCCTATCGCGTTTGAAAGCAAGTTCAGGGGAAGTCATATGTCTCATGCATATGACTTTTACAAGCCCAATCTTGCTAGTGAATATCCG GTTGTTGATGGGAAGCTTTCACAAACTTGTTATCTCATGGCACTTGATTCTTGCTATAAGCGATATTGTCACAA GTATGAAAAGTTGGAGGGTAAACAATTTTCTATGGATGATGCTGACTACTTTGTATTTCATTCCCCATATAACAAG CTTGTACAGAAGAGTTTTGCTCGGCTGATGTTCAATGATTTCTTGAGGAATGCCAG TTCTGTTGATGAGAGCACTAAAGAAAAGCTGGCACCATTTGCAGCTTTAACCGGTGATGAAAGCTATGCTAGCCGGGATCTTGAAAAG GCAGCACAGCAGGTGGCAAAGTCCCACTATGATGTAAAGGTTCAACCAACAACTTTGATACCAAAGCAAGTTGGAAACATGTACACTGCATCCCTATATGCAGCGCTTGCTTCCCTTATTCACAACAAGCATAGCACACTG AATGACAAACGGGTAATTATGTTTTCGTATGGAAGTGGTTTATCTTCCACAATGTTTTCCTTCCGTCTCCGTGAAGGTCAGCATCCTTTCAGCTTGTCAAACATTGCAAATGTTATGAATGTTGACGAGAAGTTGAAGTCGAGGAACGAG TTACCTCCGGAAAAATTTGTTGAAATCATGCAGTTAATGGAACATAGATATGGAGCCAAGGACTTCGTGACAAGCAAGGACTGTAGCCTTCTATCTCCCGGCACCTATTATTTGACTGAAGTTGATTCCATGTATCGAAGATTCTACGCCAAGAAGAAATCAGACAGAACAATGAGCACCGAGAATGGAAAGTTGGCCAATGGTCATTGA